One part of the Acidimicrobiales bacterium genome encodes these proteins:
- the rodA gene encoding rod shape-determining protein RodA, producing the protein MARVLDPNVGPTGRYLRHLDLLLLLSTLIVSIVGVVMVYSATRTKLQLLGDDPHLYLKHQATYVVLGILVMIVCMVFDYHHFEEIGLLGYGLVLLLLLAVMSPFGSRALGSQRWFQVGSFQLQPSSFAILALILALATMIRRWEGDIDARRLVVLLAMGAVPVALVAIQPDLGTAITLGCVLGAMLVAAGVRARYLVAVAVVASVAVFGGIHLHVLKHYQVERLTAFLNQNSCGPTNQAGYNLCESKIAIANGGGFGKGLFHAPQTNLQYVPEQQTDFIFTAVGEQLGFAGAASLLALFGIMVWRVWRTAQLAYDVFGAMLCAGVLGYIAFSVFQNAGMTMGIMPITGIPLPLVSYGGSSTIATFAAVGIALNVGMRKYR; encoded by the coding sequence GTGGCCCGCGTCCTGGACCCGAACGTCGGCCCGACCGGGCGCTACCTCCGCCACCTCGACCTGCTGCTGCTGCTGTCGACGCTGATCGTGTCGATCGTCGGCGTGGTCATGGTGTACTCCGCCACCCGCACCAAGCTGCAGCTGCTCGGGGACGACCCCCACCTGTACCTAAAGCACCAGGCCACCTACGTGGTGCTCGGCATCCTCGTGATGATCGTGTGCATGGTGTTCGACTACCACCACTTCGAGGAGATCGGCCTCCTGGGCTACGGCCTGGTGCTGCTCCTCCTGCTGGCGGTCATGTCGCCGTTCGGGTCCCGCGCCCTCGGCTCGCAGCGCTGGTTCCAGGTCGGCTCCTTCCAGCTGCAGCCCTCGTCGTTCGCCATCCTGGCGCTGATCCTGGCCCTGGCCACGATGATCAGACGATGGGAAGGCGACATTGACGCGCGCCGCCTGGTCGTGCTGCTGGCCATGGGGGCCGTGCCGGTGGCGCTGGTGGCCATCCAGCCCGACCTCGGCACCGCCATCACGTTGGGGTGCGTGCTCGGGGCCATGCTCGTGGCCGCCGGGGTCCGGGCCCGCTACCTGGTGGCCGTGGCGGTCGTGGCGTCGGTAGCGGTCTTCGGCGGGATCCACCTCCACGTGCTCAAGCACTACCAGGTGGAGCGGCTCACCGCCTTCCTCAACCAGAACTCGTGCGGGCCGACCAACCAGGCGGGGTACAACCTGTGCGAGTCCAAGATCGCCATCGCCAACGGCGGCGGCTTCGGCAAGGGCCTGTTCCACGCCCCCCAGACCAACCTGCAGTACGTCCCCGAGCAGCAGACCGACTTCATCTTCACCGCCGTGGGGGAGCAGCTCGGCTTTGCCGGCGCCGCCTCCCTCCTGGCCCTGTTCGGGATCATGGTGTGGCGGGTGTGGCGCACCGCCCAGCTGGCCTACGACGTGTTCGGGGCCATGCTGTGCGCCGGCGTCCTCGGCTACATCGCCTTCTCCGTGTTCCAGAACGCAGGCATGACCATGGGCATCATGCCGATCACCGGCATCCCGCTGCCGCTCGTGAGCTACGGGGGCTCGTCCACCATCGCCACCTTCGCCGCCGTCGGCATCGCCCTCAACGTCGGCATGCGTAAGTACCGGTAG
- a CDS encoding FtsW/RodA/SpoVE family cell cycle protein, whose translation MLTRSAATRSAPVRRTTELGLLLLVALFAGGAYLLASLGRTASIPANALPFFGCLLLLLLGAHVATRRLAGRATPVLLPLAAFLNAVGYVFIARLSSHLAGLQALWTAIGVGAYVLTLVVVRRIQLLERYRYLIAAAGVLLLLAPLAPKLGQNINGARLWVRLGPLTFQPVELAKLALAVFFASYLVEKRDLLITPTSRVGNLLVPDPRPFGPLVLMWGLSLLVMTAERDVGFSLLIFVLFIAMLWVATGRAAYLVVAAVLFAIGAVVMSAAFPHVHQRITVWWNPWPYSHTIGYQSVQALFALGSGGLTGSGLGLGRPDLVPVVASDYIFAAIGEELGLLGTTAVLMAFVLLVGAGIRTALRSRSDFAKLLVAGLTAILGFQAFFIMAGVVRLLPVTGVTLPFVAYGGSSLVANYILLALLVRVSHEGAGGV comes from the coding sequence ATGCTCACGCGGTCCGCAGCCACCCGTTCCGCCCCGGTGCGCCGCACGACCGAGCTGGGCCTGCTGCTGCTGGTGGCGCTGTTTGCCGGCGGGGCCTACCTGCTGGCGTCGCTGGGCCGCACGGCCTCGATCCCCGCCAACGCCCTGCCGTTCTTCGGGTGCCTGCTGCTCCTCCTGCTGGGCGCCCACGTCGCCACCCGGCGCCTGGCGGGCCGGGCCACGCCGGTCCTGCTGCCCCTCGCGGCGTTCCTCAACGCGGTCGGGTACGTGTTCATCGCCAGGCTGAGCTCCCACCTGGCGGGACTGCAGGCGCTGTGGACCGCCATCGGCGTGGGCGCCTACGTGCTGACCCTCGTCGTGGTGCGGCGCATCCAGCTGCTCGAGCGCTACCGGTACCTGATCGCCGCGGCGGGCGTGCTGCTGCTGCTGGCCCCCCTGGCCCCGAAGCTGGGCCAGAACATCAACGGGGCCCGCCTGTGGGTGCGCCTCGGGCCCCTCACGTTCCAGCCCGTCGAGCTGGCCAAGCTGGCCCTGGCCGTGTTCTTCGCCTCCTACCTGGTGGAGAAGAGGGACCTCCTCATCACCCCGACGTCGCGCGTCGGGAACCTGCTCGTGCCCGATCCCCGGCCCTTCGGCCCCCTGGTCCTCATGTGGGGGCTGTCGCTGCTCGTCATGACGGCCGAGCGCGACGTGGGCTTCTCGCTGCTGATCTTCGTGCTGTTCATCGCCATGCTCTGGGTGGCGACGGGGCGGGCCGCCTACCTGGTCGTGGCGGCGGTGCTGTTTGCCATCGGCGCCGTGGTCATGAGCGCCGCCTTCCCCCACGTCCACCAGCGCATCACGGTGTGGTGGAACCCGTGGCCGTACTCCCACACCATCGGCTACCAGTCGGTGCAGGCGCTGTTCGCGCTCGGGAGCGGCGGGCTGACCGGCTCGGGGCTGGGACTGGGGCGTCCCGACCTGGTGCCGGTCGTGGCCAGCGACTACATCTTCGCCGCCATCGGGGAGGAGCTGGGCCTGCTCGGCACGACCGCCGTGCTGATGGCGTTCGTGCTCCTGGTGGGGGCGGGGATCAGGACGGCGCTGCGGTCACGGTCGGACTTCGCCAAGCTGCTCGTGGCCGGGCTCACCGCCATCCTCGGCTTCCAGGCCTTCTTCATCATGGCCGGCGTGGTCCGGCTCCTCCCCGTCACTGGCGTGACCCTGCCCTTCGTGGCCTACGGCGGGTCCTCCCTCGTCGCCAACTACATCCTCCTGGCCCTGCTCGTGCGCGTCTCCCACGAGGGCGCCGGCGGGGTCTGA